One stretch of Xanthomonas sp. DAR 35659 DNA includes these proteins:
- a CDS encoding sialate O-acetylesterase produces the protein MTSHRVVVHVTRSLLLAALCAPAFAHADQAQPPLLHALFQDHAVLQRDAPIRVWGQAAAGETVTVQLAQQRVQARADRQGRWQAQLPALPAGGPYTLEASTAHGRTQRAEDVLLGDVWLCSGQSNMELPVRRTLDTRSEIADARQPAIRMFKVPAQSSPAPQAQFGGPAAWRPTTPDTVGDFSAACYYFARELRKRVDVPMGLIDASWGGSQMQAWIGDAALRKVPGNAPALDVLARYATDPQQAAPRWGRLWETWWRAHGAGAPWQPDDASDGWQAVPALDAWDDWGVPQLVNFNGMVWYRGTVTLSAAQAQQSATLALGPVDELDQTWVNGQAVGSSYGADQPRSYVLPRGALHAGKNTVVVNVYNSYRRGGLLGGPYVQHLQLGDGTRVALSGWQYRIAPRELGTPPRAPWSSAAGLTTLYNGMIAPLGRVGLRGVLWYQGESNTGDAAGYPALLDAWQRDWRQRFGARLPLLLVQLANFGAPPTAPGDSGWAQLREAQRRFVAADPHAALAVAIDIGDRYDIHPANKQELGRRLARAARHVVYGEALPPSGPVPRALRRDGAALVVDFDDVDGALQTYSATAPIGFELCGAAPGSCRYAQADLQQRSVRLPIPAGVAPTRVRYCWADSPVCTLFDRAGLPAGPFELSLPSTAAAAAASSP, from the coding sequence ATGACGTCGCATCGTGTTGTCGTCCACGTCACGCGCAGCCTGCTGCTGGCGGCGCTGTGCGCGCCCGCGTTCGCCCACGCCGACCAGGCGCAACCGCCGCTGCTGCACGCGCTGTTCCAGGACCACGCAGTGCTGCAACGCGATGCGCCGATCCGCGTGTGGGGACAAGCCGCGGCCGGCGAGACGGTGACCGTGCAGCTGGCGCAGCAGCGCGTGCAGGCGCGCGCCGACCGCCAGGGACGCTGGCAGGCGCAGCTGCCGGCATTGCCGGCCGGCGGGCCGTACACCCTAGAGGCCAGCACCGCGCACGGCCGCACGCAGCGTGCCGAGGACGTGCTGCTCGGCGACGTGTGGCTGTGTTCGGGCCAGTCGAACATGGAGCTGCCGGTGCGGCGCACGCTGGACACGCGCAGCGAGATCGCCGATGCGCGGCAACCGGCGATCCGCATGTTCAAGGTCCCGGCGCAGTCCAGCCCGGCCCCGCAGGCGCAGTTCGGCGGCCCCGCCGCGTGGCGGCCGACCACGCCCGACACGGTCGGCGACTTTTCCGCGGCCTGCTATTACTTCGCCCGCGAGCTGCGCAAGCGCGTGGACGTGCCGATGGGCTTGATCGACGCGTCCTGGGGCGGCTCGCAGATGCAGGCGTGGATCGGCGACGCGGCCCTGCGCAAGGTACCCGGCAACGCGCCGGCGCTGGACGTGCTGGCGCGTTACGCCACCGATCCGCAGCAGGCCGCGCCGCGCTGGGGCCGGTTGTGGGAGACGTGGTGGCGCGCGCACGGTGCTGGCGCGCCTTGGCAGCCGGACGACGCCAGCGACGGCTGGCAGGCGGTGCCGGCGCTGGACGCGTGGGACGACTGGGGCGTGCCGCAGTTGGTCAATTTCAATGGCATGGTGTGGTACCGCGGCACGGTCACACTGAGCGCCGCGCAGGCGCAGCAGTCGGCGACGTTGGCGCTGGGGCCGGTGGACGAACTCGACCAGACCTGGGTCAACGGCCAGGCGGTGGGCAGCAGCTACGGGGCCGACCAACCGCGCAGCTACGTGCTGCCGCGCGGCGCGCTGCATGCGGGCAAGAACACCGTGGTGGTCAACGTGTACAACAGCTATCGCCGTGGCGGTCTGCTCGGCGGGCCGTACGTGCAGCACCTGCAGTTGGGCGACGGCACGCGAGTGGCGCTGAGTGGCTGGCAGTACCGTATCGCGCCGCGGGAACTGGGCACGCCGCCGCGCGCGCCGTGGTCGTCCGCGGCGGGCCTGACCACGCTGTACAACGGCATGATCGCGCCGCTGGGCCGGGTCGGCCTGCGCGGGGTGCTGTGGTACCAGGGCGAATCCAACACAGGCGATGCGGCGGGCTATCCGGCGCTGCTCGATGCCTGGCAGCGCGACTGGCGGCAGCGCTTCGGCGCGCGGCTGCCGCTGCTGCTGGTGCAACTGGCCAACTTCGGCGCGCCGCCCACCGCGCCCGGCGACAGCGGTTGGGCGCAGCTGCGCGAGGCGCAACGGCGCTTCGTCGCCGCCGACCCGCACGCCGCGCTGGCGGTGGCGATCGACATCGGCGACCGCTACGACATCCATCCGGCCAACAAGCAGGAGCTCGGCCGCCGCCTGGCGCGCGCCGCGCGCCATGTGGTCTACGGCGAGGCGTTGCCGCCTTCCGGGCCGGTGCCGCGCGCGCTGCGCCGCGATGGCGCGGCGCTGGTGGTCGACTTCGACGACGTCGATGGCGCATTGCAGACCTACAGCGCCACCGCGCCGATCGGTTTCGAACTGTGCGGTGCCGCCCCCGGCAGTTGCCGCTACGCGCAGGCGGACCTGCAGCAGCGCAGCGTGCGCCTGCCGATCCCGGCGGGCGTCGCGCCGACCCGCGTGCGCTACTGCTGGGCC